The Halomonas sp. 'Soap Lake #6' genomic sequence AAGGTCAACGTCCCAGCGAGCGGAGCGAGTGATTGAAGAAGGAGGTGGAGGAAGTCCAGCGTTCGCTGAAAGCAGTTGTTATGCAGCATTAGATCGATCTGCATTACTGTGCGGTGTATCCACCGTCTATGGAATGGACGCTTCCGGTCATAAATGCCGCTCGTTCACTCACCAGATACGCTACCAAATCCGCGATCTCTTCTCGGGTGGCGAGGCGCTTCATTGGATGCACACTTGCCATCCAGTCCGTAACCTCTTTGCCGGAATCCATTATTCGTGGAGTTGCAACGTAGCCCGGTGCAACTGCGCATACTCGGATATTCGACTCTGCCAACTCTAAGGCTGCTGAGCGAGTCAAACCAATTACTCCATGCTTCGCCGCAGTGTATGCAGCCATGCCCGCTAGACCAACCACCCCATTGGCAGAGGACATATTCACGATCGCACCCGAGCCATTGGCAAGCATTGCAGGTATCTCATACTTCATGGAGTAGAAAATACCGTTCAGATCAGTATCAATGACCTCGCGCCATATCTCTGCTTCTACATCTTGAACCGACACCCCGGCTGGACCAGTTACGCCAGCGTTGTTCACAGCTATATCGAGCTTTCCAAACCGTTCGATGGCTCTTTCCACCGCGGCTTCCATAGCTTTTGGAACACGCACGTCTGCCTCAAGAGCCAACGTCCGTGTACCTTTCGGGTCTATTCTTCTACACACAGATTCCACTGGCTCAAGGCGACGACTGACCAGCACGACCGAGGCCCCATCAGCATATAGGCGCTCAGCTATTGCCTCCCCGTTTCCGGCACCCGCCCCCGTTACAAGAGCGACTTTGCCTTCAAACTCCATATTTATCCTCCGAAATAGACGCTAAATGCATAACGCCGCCAACACGCGCGGTTTTGCAGTCAAGGCAAAGCCGCAACGAAAAAGTTGTCGCTGTGCTTGGCCTTGTTAGGGCTCTTGACGTATACTTGTACGGAACTTCCGTACATCAAGGGGACCGCTATGGACACAATCAGTGTAAACAAATTCAGAGACAATCTGAAAAGCGTAGTAGAGCAAGTGGTTAGCAGGCATGAGCCGCTCAAGGTAACACGACGAGCCGGAGAGGCCTTCGTTGTGATGAGCGCCGACGACTGGGAGCAAGAACAGGAAACTCTTCACGTTCTCCAAAGCAAAAGTCTCATGCAGCAGATTGCTGACTCTCTTGAAACCCACACCCGTGGAGAAGGCTATCAACCAACTGGCGAGCAGATGGATGAGATCACTGGTATTTGAGGGCAACACCTGGGAGGCGTATGAGGCTATGCGCGAAAAGGACAAGCGATTACACAAAGCCTTGTGCAAATTACTCAAGGAAATGCTGCGATCGGACGATCCTTCTTCCGGCCTGGGAAAGCCTGAACCACTAAAGCACAACCTCTCTGGCCTATGGTCTAAGCGGATATCACAAAAAGATCGTTTGATATATCGGTTCGACGAAAAGTCCATTTATATCTTCGCAATGGGTGGTCACTACGATCAGCCCTAACGAGGCTGTAGAAAAACCCGTTTTAGAGTCATCTCCACCGCCTGCTGCTCTAATTTTTGTCACCCTACCAGTCATCTGGCTGGATGATATTTACGCCGGTTGCCGCTTGTCCAGTAATCAGGTATCCGACAAGCTTGTCCCAGAAGGTAGAAACACCCCTGGTTTTGACAGCGGGTCTCTGAATAACGACGCGTCATCGAGAGTTCACTTCCGTTCGTCTATCTAATCCACACCTGCCCGAGATCATCTCCCGCGGCTTTTGACCCCAACGCTCACTACCCTGGCTCTTTACCAACGCAGCTTGGGGTGGTTTAAAGCCTACTCCTGAAAGTCGACTTCGAAGGGCCCTCCTTCATCTTTACATGCAGCTTCTACACAAAGAGCTGCCAGAATCGACAGCCCTTTGTGTGCCTGCGGCACACATTCTACAGGCTCAACGCCCCAGTGAGCCGAAGGCGAACGAGTTGACCTACTTGTGATGCATGGCACTGGCTAACGCGATTCCAGAGGCAATAAACCCTGCTCCAAGCACTTTGCTAAGGTAATTGTGTGGCGACTCCATGTACTTCCTCTGTGTTGTATGAATAGCATAGGCGTACCCAAATATGCACAGGAAAGACAAGAGCATAAAGGTGGATACCAGGATGCTGAACTGAATAAGTATTGGCTCTTCATGCGCAATGAACTGCGGAAAAAGAGCCGTGGTGAATGCAATTGCTTTGGGGTTGCTTAGTGCAACAGCCAAGCCACTAGCGTACAGCTTCCGGTGACTAGCTTTTTTGTACTCTGATGGTTCGGTGCCTTTGACTGATGGAAATCCGTTCCGCCAAAGCTTGAAA encodes the following:
- a CDS encoding SDR family NAD(P)-dependent oxidoreductase produces the protein MEFEGKVALVTGAGAGNGEAIAERLYADGASVVLVSRRLEPVESVCRRIDPKGTRTLALEADVRVPKAMEAAVERAIERFGKLDIAVNNAGVTGPAGVSVQDVEAEIWREVIDTDLNGIFYSMKYEIPAMLANGSGAIVNMSSANGVVGLAGMAAYTAAKHGVIGLTRSAALELAESNIRVCAVAPGYVATPRIMDSGKEVTDWMASVHPMKRLATREEIADLVAYLVSERAAFMTGSVHSIDGGYTAQ
- a CDS encoding type II toxin-antitoxin system Phd/YefM family antitoxin translates to MDTISVNKFRDNLKSVVEQVVSRHEPLKVTRRAGEAFVVMSADDWEQEQETLHVLQSKSLMQQIADSLETHTRGEGYQPTGEQMDEITGI
- a CDS encoding LysE family translocator, with product MEIQNILLFLSIAFIATITPGPAILLATSHSLTYGLKSSVFTILGNITGLFIMSVLSVAGLSAIILGSALLFSIVKFAGAIYLIYLGFKLWRNGFPSVKGTEPSEYKKASHRKLYASGLAVALSNPKAIAFTTALFPQFIAHEEPILIQFSILVSTFMLLSFLCIFGYAYAIHTTQRKYMESPHNYLSKVLGAGFIASGIALASAMHHK
- a CDS encoding Txe/YoeB family addiction module toxin; translation: MREKDKRLHKALCKLLKEMLRSDDPSSGLGKPEPLKHNLSGLWSKRISQKDRLIYRFDEKSIYIFAMGGHYDQP